Proteins found in one Cricetulus griseus strain 17A/GY unplaced genomic scaffold, alternate assembly CriGri-PICRH-1.0 unplaced_scaffold_76, whole genome shotgun sequence genomic segment:
- the LOC100771335 gene encoding vomeronasal type-1 receptor 4-like isoform X2, whose product MDFWILATRIIFLSKTVTGILGNLSLIFYYLVLCCRENTLKPTDVMLMNIMSANVLIILSTGVPQTMAVWGFKHFLNDFGCKLLLYIQGLGRSVSIGTTCLLSVFQALTISPRKSCWKRHKVKFEKYINPHILLIWILYLFLNFIYLAYTLAKRNSKNVTRERDFGYCFTAGWDQIGVSLYAVFVVLPEVFFSVLMTWSSGFMVFILYRHRQRVQHIRSTRGSIRNSLESRVTQYILILVSTFLAFYTLSSILRGYISLLNSQNWWLVNINRLTSLCFPLIGPFVLMNHYSIMSRHCLSFIRNKNNL is encoded by the coding sequence ATGGACTTCTGGATTCTGGCAACGAGAATTATTTTCTTGTCAAAAACAGTAactggaattctgggaaatctGTCTCTAATTTTCTACTATCTAGTCCTGTGCTGCAGAGAAAACACATTAAAGCCCACAGATGTGATGCTAATGAACATAATGTCAGCCAATGTCTTGATCATTCTCTCTACTGGAGTGCCCCAAACAATGGCTGTTTGGGGATTTAAGCATTTCTTGAATGATTTTGGATGCAAGCTCCTTTTGTACATTCAAGGATTGGGTAGGAGTGTGTCCATTGGAaccacctgcctcttgagtgtcttTCAGGCCTTGACCATCAGTCCCAGGAAGTCCTGTTGGAAGCGTCATAAAGTCAAGTTTGAGAAGTACATCAATCCTCACATTTTGCTCATTTGGATCCTGTACTTGTTcctaaatttcatttatttggcaTACACACTTGCCAAAAGGAATAGCAAAAATGTGACAAGAGAACGAGATTTTGGATATTGTTTTACTGCAGGGTGGGATCAAATCGGCGTTTCACTGTATGCAGTGTTTGTGGTGTTGCCAGAAGTCTTCTTTTCTGTGCTCATGACCTGGTCCAGTGGATTCATGGTTTTCATTCTGTACAGACACAGGCAGAGGGTTCAACATATCCGTAGCACTCGGGGTTCCATCAGAAACTCCCTTGAATCTAGAGTCACCCAGTACATTCTTATCCTAGTGTCTACATTTTTGGCTTTTTATACTCTCTCCTCCATCTTAAGAGgctacatttctcttttaaatagtCAAAATTGGTGGCTGGTAAACATCAATCGCCTTAcctctctgtgttttccattaATTGGACCCTTTGTTCTTATGAATCATTACTCTATTATGTCCAGGCACTGTTTGAGCTTcataaggaataaaaataattta